CGTGCTGAAGGACTATCAGGATCTCGTCTACGGCGTCGCTTTGATCCTCCTTTTGATCTACGCGCCCGGCGGCCTCGCGGCATTGACCCGTCCCTTCAAACGCAAGCAAACGGCGCCCGTGCCCGCCGTGAGGCTGGCCAGTGAGGGAGCGAAATCATGAACCGGCTGAGCGTCAAAGGACTCACGAAGCGATTCGGCGGTCTTATCGCCAACGATGCCGTGAGCTTCGATGTGCCGGCCGAAGGTGTCTTCGCGATCATCGGCCCGAATGGTGCAGGCAAGACGACGCTGTTCAACATGATTTCCGGCTTTCATGAGCCGACCGAAGGCCGCGTGATGTTCGAAGGCGAGGACATCACGGCCATGCCGCCTGAACTCATTGCCGCTCGTGGTCTCGTTCGCACATTTCAGCTCGCGCAGCTCTTCCAGGATCTCACCGTCCTCGAGAATGTGAAGGTCGGGCGGCATGTGCGCACGCGTGCAGGCCTCTTTGCCGCTTTGCTGCGTCCGGCCTGGGCACGACAGGAAGAGACGAATACCGATCGCGTCGCGCGCGAACTGATCGATTTCGTCGGCCTCGGATCGCAGGCCGAGGTGCGGGCATCAGCGTTACCCTACGGCCAGCAGCGCCTTCTGGAGATCGCGCGCGCCCTGGCGGCCGAACCGACATTGCTGCTGCTGGATGAGCCGGCCGCGGGTCTCAATCACGACGAGACATCGCGGCTCTCCGAGATCATCCGCCGGGTCTCGGCCCGTGGCACGACCGTGCTGTTGATCGAGCACGATATGCAGCTTGTGATGAAAACGGCGGACTGGATCGTCGTGCTCAATTTCGGCCGCAAGATCGCCGAAGGCACACCGGACGAGGTGCAGCGCAACCCCGGTGTGATCGAGGCCTATCTCGGCGGCGCGGAGATGCTGCATGACTGACTTCGCCTATTTCGGACAGACGATCGTTAACGGGCTCAGCGTCGGCTGTATCTACGGGCTGATCGGCATCGGCTTCTGCGTGATCTACAATGCCAGCGGCATCGTCAATTTTGCGCAAGGCGCGTTTGTGATGCTGGGCGGCATGCTGACCTATCTGTTTTTCAGTGTGTGGCATGTGCCGCTCTTCCTCGCAGCGCTGGCCGCGATTGCCGTGGTCGCTGTCACCGGCATCGTTATCGAACGCCTCGTCGTACGGCCCTTGTGGGATCGCAAGGCGACGATGTTCGTCATGATCCTTGCGACACTCGCCGTCCAGATCGTGATCGATCGCTCCACATTGCTGATTGCCGGAGACCAGCCGAAAAGCCTGCCGGTCTTTACCGATCTGCCGCCATTGCGATTTGGCGGCATTACGATCGGCTTTCAGACGCTGTGGATCATTGGCGGGTCGCTGATCCTGATTGCGGCACTGGCGTTCTTCTTCAGCAAGACATTGGTCGGCCGGGCCATGCGCGCCTGCTCGATCAATCGCGAAGCGGCGGCGCTGCAAGGCATTCCTGTCTCGCACATGCTGGCTGCATCCTTCGCACTGAGCGCTGCCCTCGGCGCCATTGCCGGCATCCTGGTCACGCCGACGCAGTTCACGGCCTACAATGTCGGCACTCCCTTTGCGATCAGCGGCTTTATTGCGGCCATTGTTGGCGGTTTCGGTCGGCCATTTGGCGCATTTCTCGGTGGGTTGGCTCTTGGCGTGGCGCAGGCGCTTGCTGTGTACAGCCTCGGGTCCGGCCTCAAGAACGTTGCGGCGCTTTCGGTGCTGCTGATCTTCCTGTTCCTGCGTCCCAATGGAATTCTCGGAGCGGCCAAGTAAATGACGAATATGCGTTACGACCCGACCACCTTCCGCGCGCGGCTTGGCCGCGGCGATATTCTCGCCGGCACCTTCATCAAGACGCCGGGCGGACATGCGGTGGAGATCATGGGCGACCTTGGCCTCGACTTCGTGGTGATCGACGAGGAGCACGCGCCATTCGACCGGCAGGCGATTGATCAGGCGCTGGTTGCGGCACGCGCAGGGCAGATCGCCGCTCTTGTGCGCGTTGCTTCGGCGGCACCGTCCAATCTTCTGTCGGTACTAGATAGTGGCGCAACCGGCGTTCTCGTTCCCCATGTCGCGTCGGTCGAAAAGGCACGCGATGTCGTCACGAGCTGCCGCTATGTGAACGGCAAGCGCGGTTTCTCCAACTCGCCGCGTGCGGGGCGCTATGGCGGCTTGTCGCTTGGCGAACACGTCAAGCTCGGCGATGCGATCACGACCATCGTCGCCCAGATCGAGGATCCCGAAGCGATCGAACATGCCGAGGCGATCGGCCGGCTTGACGGCATCGATGCGTTGTTCATCGGTCGCGGCGATCTTGCCGTGGCAATGGGAGAGAACTCACCGGACGCGCCATCAGTTCGCAAGGCGGCGGAGCAGGTCTGCGCAGCCGGCAAGGCGGCGGGGAAGCCGGTGATGGTCTTCGTCGGCAACGCTGCGGACGCACAGGCGATGCGTTCGATCGGCGCGACCGCCTTCATCTATTCGTCCGATCAGGGCCTGATGCGTCAGGCGGCGGCACGGGCGAAATCTGAAATCACCGCATTAACATAAAGTGGGTGCAAAGATGCGTGGTAAGAATGGAGAGATCGCGACGGGTGTGGCGATGCGCAAGGCAACGCATGCCCGGCATTATGCGCAGGATCCGCAGATCACCGATTCGGACGGGAGCAGACATTGGATCACACGTGCGGCGAATTTTCTGACCGTCGTGTCGGATGCGAAGAAGGGGGCTGTACTGGAACGGCATGGCCATCCCGACGAGTACATGCTGTTGCTGCCGCCCGGTACAGGCGCGACGATCGAAGCAAAAGGGGAAACGATCGACGCCAAGGGCGACAGCCTGACGATCCTGCCGCCTGGCGACAGCCGCATTGTCGTGACGTCGCCTGGCACGGTGGCGCGCATCTTTTCCAGCAAGGCGGCCGACCTTGCCGCCAAGGCGGTGAACGCCGCAACCTATGCCGATGGCGCACCGGAAGTGACACCGATCGTGCCATGGCCCGATCCGGTTGGCGGCTACAAGATCCGCCATTACGATCTCACCGGCATTGCAAGCCCCGATCCAAGCCCGCTGAAGATGCGGCTATTCCGATCGACTAATCTGATGGTCAATGTGTTCGAGCGCTGGACCAAGCGGCGTGACGAAAGCAAGCTGAGCCCGCATTCGCACGAGGATTTCGAGCAGATTTCGCTCGGCTTGCAGGGCGGGTTTGAACATCACCTGCGCTATCCATGGGGCTCGAACAAGGGTAGTTGGCAGGCGGACGAGCACGAACGTTATGACCAGAGCCCGTCGGTTCTCGTGATCCCGCCGCGCGTGATCCATACATCGCAGGATGTCGGGGAAGGCACGACCTGGCTGATTGACGTGTTCGGGCCGCCGCGCATGGATTTCTCGTCGCGGCCCGGCTTTGTGCTCAATGCCGCCGACTATCCGATGCCGGCCCAAAGCTGAAGTCTCAAGGCTGAAGCATCTTTTTTTGCTAGTAGTAAGGACGTGATTCGTGGCGCAGACCGCAGCAGACCAGACCATAGAAAAGCGGATCGACGCGTTGCTTGTCGGCGCCATCGATCCGCATGTGCATAGCGGTCCGTCGATCGCCCCGCGCGGCATCGATCATCTCGAATTGCTCCGCGAAACATCGGCGGCAGGATTTGCAGCAATTGTCACCAAGGATCATGACTATAGCGGTGTCATGACCGCGGCGCTGATCGCCAAACATTATCCCGAGCTGAAGACAAAAATCTTTTCCAGCATCGTGCTCAACAATGTGGTTGGCGGCTTCAATCCTTATGCCGTCGAACATACGGCGGCGATGGGCGGCAAGATCGTCTGGTTTCCAACGCTGGCGGCAGAAAAC
The genomic region above belongs to Pseudorhodoplanes sinuspersici and contains:
- a CDS encoding ABC transporter ATP-binding protein translates to MNRLSVKGLTKRFGGLIANDAVSFDVPAEGVFAIIGPNGAGKTTLFNMISGFHEPTEGRVMFEGEDITAMPPELIAARGLVRTFQLAQLFQDLTVLENVKVGRHVRTRAGLFAALLRPAWARQEETNTDRVARELIDFVGLGSQAEVRASALPYGQQRLLEIARALAAEPTLLLLDEPAAGLNHDETSRLSEIIRRVSARGTTVLLIEHDMQLVMKTADWIVVLNFGRKIAEGTPDEVQRNPGVIEAYLGGAEMLHD
- a CDS encoding branched-chain amino acid ABC transporter permease, with the protein product MTDFAYFGQTIVNGLSVGCIYGLIGIGFCVIYNASGIVNFAQGAFVMLGGMLTYLFFSVWHVPLFLAALAAIAVVAVTGIVIERLVVRPLWDRKATMFVMILATLAVQIVIDRSTLLIAGDQPKSLPVFTDLPPLRFGGITIGFQTLWIIGGSLILIAALAFFFSKTLVGRAMRACSINREAAALQGIPVSHMLAASFALSAALGAIAGILVTPTQFTAYNVGTPFAISGFIAAIVGGFGRPFGAFLGGLALGVAQALAVYSLGSGLKNVAALSVLLIFLFLRPNGILGAAK
- a CDS encoding HpcH/HpaI aldolase family protein, whose amino-acid sequence is MTNMRYDPTTFRARLGRGDILAGTFIKTPGGHAVEIMGDLGLDFVVIDEEHAPFDRQAIDQALVAARAGQIAALVRVASAAPSNLLSVLDSGATGVLVPHVASVEKARDVVTSCRYVNGKRGFSNSPRAGRYGGLSLGEHVKLGDAITTIVAQIEDPEAIEHAEAIGRLDGIDALFIGRGDLAVAMGENSPDAPSVRKAAEQVCAAGKAAGKPVMVFVGNAADAQAMRSIGATAFIYSSDQGLMRQAAARAKSEITALT